One window of the Podospora pseudopauciseta strain CBS 411.78 chromosome 4, whole genome shotgun sequence genome contains the following:
- the HST3_2 gene encoding NAD-dependent deacetylase hst3 (EggNog:ENOG503NV2F; COG:B; COG:K), whose protein sequence is MERQPALDPSTATFGVPLHLPLLENAQHLSRGGAGTSADDVILISSDDESDDDLDEGRSDIYFESLDRLLQNARNRVKFGRVTGTGKGVDAGSNDSDAPEPLVSSNAGPESQGEVSLNGDNDILLDGWEAEDIIGEEFYDDKPHYRQITPFMLRVETKLTVPILVLARSQLGSAADGEGDAADFVKKGLV, encoded by the exons ATGGAGCGCCAGCCGGCACTTGACCCCTCTACAGCGACCTTTGGGGTTCCTTTGCACCTCCCGCTGCTGGAGAATGCACAGCATCTTTCacgtggtggtgctgggacGTCAGCAGACGATGTTATCCTGATCTCGAGCGATGATGAGTCTGATGATGATCTTGACGAGGGCCGATCCGATATATATTTTGAGTCACTGGACAGGCTCCTACAAAATGCACGCAACAGGGTGAAATTCGGCCGTGTAACTGGTACAG GCAAAGGTGTCGACGCTGGTTCCAACGATAGCGACGCGCCAGAGCCCTTGGTTTCCAGCAACGCCGGCCCAGAGAGCCAGGGAGAAGTATCTCTTAACGGAGACAATGATATCCTACTTGATGGATGGGAAGCTGAGGACATTATCGGCGAGGAATTTTACGACGACAAGCCGCATTACCGG CAGATTACGCCTTTTATGCTGCGGGTGGAGACGAAGCTTACTGTTCCGATTCTAGTGCTGGCGCGATCCCAGTTGGGTAGCGCagctgatggggagggtgatgcaGCCGACTTTGTGAAGAAGGGGCTGG TCTAA
- a CDS encoding hypothetical protein (COG:S; EggNog:ENOG503P6E8) yields the protein MPGSSLWLLPPLTHPLYSILTKLISSTLPSKCPSEAASSPKVKPHFFSPHMTLTSDVPPSVYASDPQAWLDSIPFPSAEHVKVRFGKVKSQDVFYRRCYISVGYEGVKDLAGVSRARGVFGEEDERGEKTKEWLEWWRKQFGPHVSLMYGDVPITEEKMREVSRIIVDAGVALPDDGQAASGERGMYDGWDGGVVWLVPSDGPIQEWKPIAVIEL from the exons ATGCCTGGCTCTTCCCTTTGGCTTCTGCCTCCACTGACGCATCCCCTCTACTCCATCCTCACGAAGCTCATCAGTTcgaccctcccctccaagtGCCCCTCCGAAGCTGCATCATCTCCTAAAGTCAAACCGcacttcttctccccccacATGACCCTGACCAGTGATGTCCCTCCCTCTGTCTACGCGTCCGACCCACAAGCATGGCTCGACTCGATCCCCTTCCCTTCTGCCGAACACGTCAAGGTCCGTTTCGGCAAGGTGAAGAGTCAGGATGTTTTCTATAGGCGGTGTTACATATCTGTCGGGTACGAGGGCGTCAAAGACCTTGCGGGGGTTTCGAGGGCGAGGGGAGTgtttggggaagaggacgaaCGGGGCGAGAAGACGAAGGAATGGTtggagtggtggaggaagcagTTTGGGCCGCATGTTAGCTTGATGTA CGGTGATGTACCGATTACTGAGGAGAAAATGAGAGAGGTAAGTCGAATAATTGTGGATGCCGGGGTCGCTTTGCCGGATGATGGACAGGCTGCGAGCGGAGAGAGAGGGATGTACGATGgctgggatggtggtgtggtatGGCTGGTTCCATCGGATGGACCGATTCAGGAGTGGAAGCCAATCGCAGTGATAGAATTATAG